The DNA segment AACACTTCTGGTGCAACGCGGCATTGAAACTTTCGAACAAGCCAGACAATTTTTCCGTCCCACTTTAGAAGATCTGCATAATCCATATTTGATGAAGGATATGGATAAAGCGGTTGAACGCATAGAATTGGCGATTGAAAACGGTGAAAATATTCTCGTTTTTGGCGATTATGACGTGGATGGAACAACGGCAGTTTCCTTGGTTTCGTCTTATTTGAAAACCTATTATCCTAATGTTGCCACTTATATTCCAGACCGTTATGACGAAGGTTACGGTGTTTCTTTCAAAGGAATTGATTATGCCGACGACAATGTTTTTTCGCTAATTATTGCCTTGGATTGTGGTATAAAATCGATTGATCACGTGGCTTACGCCAAAGAGAGAAACATCGATTTCATTATTTGTGATCACCATAGACCGGGTGAATTTTTGCCAAAAGCAGTGGCGGTTTTAGATCCAAAGCGTGACGATTGTAATTATCCGTATGATGAATTATGCGGCTGCGGAATTGGTTTTAAATTGATTCAGGCATTGGGCGAAAACCGAAATCAAACCATCGAAGATTTGACTTCGTATCTGGATTTGGTGGCGACAGCTATTGCAGCGGATATTGTTCCGATGACGGGTGAAAATCGGGTTTTGGCTTATTTTGGTTTGCAGGTCATCAACTCCGACCCGAGACCGGGATTCAAGGCTTTGACACATCAAATAAAAAAGAAAACCTTGGATATTACCGACGTGGTTTTTATCATCGCACCCAGAATTAATGCGGCAGGACGAATCAAACACGGAAATCACGCCGTGGAATTGTTGACGGAATTCGATTTTGAGCAAGCCCAACAATTTGCCTCGGAAATTGAAGCTTATAATTCCGAAAGAAAAGATTTGGACAAACAAATTACCAAAGAAGCACTTAGCCAGATTGTAGAGAATAATGAAGAAAAACGTTTTACATCGGTCGTTTTTCAAGAAGATTGGCACAAAGGCGTGATTGGAATCGTGGCTTCGCGATTGATAGAAACCTATTATCGTCCGACCTTGGTTTTTACCAAAAGCGGCAATAAATATGCGGCTTCGGCACGCTCTGTAAAAGGTTTTGATGTCTATAATGCCTTGGAAGCTTGTTCCGAACATTTGGAACAATTTGGCGGACATATGTATGCTGCTGGAATGACTTTGTTGGAAGAAAATTATCTGGCTTTCAAAAATGCTTTCGAAAAAGTGGTCGAAGAAACCATTCATCCCGATATGTTGACGCCGGAAATTTTGATTGATGCCGAAATCAACTTAACGGACATCACTCCAAAACTCATCCGGATTTTGAAACAATTCGAACCTTTTGGGCCACAAAATATGACGCCTGTTTTTCTGACCAAAAATGTGAAAGACACGGGTTATGCCCAAAAATTGGGAGCTGATGAAGAACATTTAAAACTATTTGTACGTCAAAATAGTTCCGAAGGAATGGCGGCCATTGGTTTTGGATTAGGAAATAAAATGGAATTGACAACGAATAAAAAACCGTTCGAAGCAGTGTATTGCATAGACGAGAACGAATGGAATGGTAAAACTTCCGTTCAATTGCGATTGAAAGATATTAAATAGAATACAATTAAATGAAGAAGAAAGATCCTTACGCAGCCCTGCGTTATAAAGAATTCAATATGTTTTTGTTGATGCGATTTGCCATGGTTTTTGCCTGGTCGATGCAATTTATCATTATCGAATGGGAGGTGTATAGTTTGACCAAAAGTGCGCTTTCGTTAGGAATGATTGGATTAATGGAAGTGATTCCGGCGATAGGAATGGCTTTGTTCGCCGGACATATTGTCGATCAAAAGGAAAAAAAAGGAATGCTTCTTAAATGTATTTTGGGATTTTCAATTATTAGTTTTGGCTTGTTTTTATTGACCTGGCCAAGAATTGTAAGTGATTTTTCGACCAACACCATTTTGTATTCCATATACTTTTTGGTCTTTTTAGGAGGATTGGTTCGTGCTTTTTTGGGACCCACCATCTTTTCGTTGATGTCTTTGATTGTTCCTAAAAAAGCCTATCCCAATGCAGCCACTTGGAGTAGTTCGGTTTGGCAAATAGGTTCGGTTGTAGGGCCTGCCGTTGCCGGATTTTCGATTACTTGGATAGGAGTACATTGGTCTATGTGTACTATTTTTGCCTGTTCTATTTTCGCATTGTTGATATTGACACAAATTTCAACCAAGCCTATTTTAAACCCAAAAATTGGTGAACCGATAATGGAAAGTTTGAAGGAAGGAATAAAATTCGTTTATACCAATAAATCTGTTTTGGGAGCTTTAACGCTGGATATGGTGGCAGTTCTTTTTGGTGGAGCCGTGGCACTTTTGCCCATTTTTGCCCAAGATATTTTGAAAGTTGGGCCGGAAGGTTTCGGAATTTTGAGAGCAGCTCCAGCCGTTGGTGCTTTGTTGACGATGTTTGTTTCGGCACATTTGCCTTTTTACAAAAATGCGGGAATCAAGCTTTTGGCGGCTATTTTTGGATTTGGTGTTTGTATTATTGTTTTTGGACTTTCCACTTGGTTTTGGCTATCGGTCTTTGCCTTATTTATGAGCGGTGTTACCGATGGAATTTCGGTGGTGATTCGTCAAACCATTTTGCAACTCAAAACTCCAGACTCAATGCGAGGTCGTGTGGCTGCGGTAAATTCCATATTTGTTGGTTCATCAAATGAATTAGGAGCTTTCGAAAGTGGATTGACGGCCAAATTGATGGGAACGGTTTCTGCAGTTGTTTTTGGCGGAACTATGACTCTCATAATCGTTGTTTTCACTGGAATTAAATTACCGGGTTTTAGAAACTTGGATTTGCAAAAAGATTTGGAAGAACACGAAAATCACAAATAATTGAAACAGAAATTAAATTCGTTAAAAGATAAAACGACCGCTCTTTTGAAGCAAGGTTTAATGCCAAAGGAACTGATTCAGAGCATTATTGTGTCGGGATTAATTTCGATCATTCCGATTCTTGGCGTGAGCACTTTTATGATTACCACTGTTTCGCTGAAGCGAAAATTGAATTTTCCAGTAATGATTTCGCTAAGTTATTTGATGTGGCCTGTGCAAATTTTGATGATAATTCCTTTTATTCGAGTGGGAGAATTTATTTTTTCCGTTCCTCGAAATCGTCACACGGTCGAAGAAATTATCAGTTCCTTTCAAAGCAGTTTTTTTCAAACCCTGAGCCAACTTTCATTTGAATTGTTGTGTGGTTTGGGCGGTTGGTTACTGACGGCTGTTCCTACTGCTGTAGTAGTTTATTGGGTGTCGCTTTTGTATTTGAGAGAGAGAAAAACGCTGTGATCCTGCTTAAATGAATTTATATGTCTTGTGTGGTTAAAGGTTTTTACTCAAACTTCTTCACCTCAAAAGTTTCTCCATCAAAAACACCATAAGTAAAATAAGTGATCCAATCTCCTAGATTCACGTAATTGGAATTCTCGCCAACAGCAACGATCATTGGTAAATGACGATGGCCAAAAACAAGGTAATTGTAATGCTTGGTTTCCAGTTTTCTTTTGGAATACAAAATCAGCCATTCGTTTTCTTCGCCCAGGAATTTCACGTCTTCATCACCGGAAATCAACTTGTTTTTTACGGAAAGATATTGCGCCAGTTTCATTCCAATATCAGGATGAAGCCAACGATAAAGCCATTTGGAGACTGGATGCGTGAATACTTTTTTCATTCGTTTGTAGCCTTTATCACCCGGACCTTTTCCGTCGCCGTGACCAATGAGGAAGGTTTTTCCGTTGAAAGTATATTCTTGGTTGTCGTGATATACGGGAATGTTCAGTTCTTTTTCGAGATAATCGTCCATCCATAAATCGTGGTTGCCTACAAAGAAATAAATGGGAATTCCGCTGTCGCGAATTTCGGCCAATTTGCCCAAAACTCGCACGAAACCTTTAGGAACAACGGTTTTGTATTCGAACCAGAAATCGAATAAATCGCCCAGTAGAAAAATAGCTTCCGCATCTTTTTTGACTTCGTCGAGCCAAGCGACGAATTTTTGTTCTCTGGGAAAACTCAATTCAGGGGTTGGTGCGCCAAAATGCTGGTCGGAGGCGAAATATATTTTTTTGTTGGGCGTGATTTGCATAAAGCTAAAGTAGAGATTTTGAATTACAAATTATCGCTTGCAAACCATTCGGCAAACGAAGATTCGGTTTCTTGTAATTTCAAGGAAAAAAGATTGATGTTTTCGGGTAATCTACTGATGATTCTTTTCGAAAAATCGACTACCATGTTTTCGCTCGTAGGCTGGTAATCTACCAAAATTACGTGGTGACCGCGCGATTTTAATTCTTTGGCCAATTCGATATGAGGTGTAGTTCCGTTGAAAACCGAGGCATGGTCAAACTGGTCGACAATTTCCTCTTTCACGATTTTTTTCAAATCGGTAAAATCGATAACCATTCCAAATTTTGAGTTGTTGCGGTCTGTTATGGGCGTTCCAATTACGGTAACCGACAATTTATAACTGTGTCCATGCACATTTTTGCACTTTCCGTCGTAACCGTAAAGGGCGTGACCGGTTTCGAAACCAAACTGCTTTGTAATCCTGATTTTGCTCATTATATTTTTATTTGAATGCAAATTTAGTGAATCTACTCCTTTCTGTCCGCTTTTTTAGCCCGATAATACATCCAATAGGCAACACCAACCAACAAAACAAAAGGGAGAAACGAACCTATGACGACTCCAATTTGATAACTGTTGTCGGGTGCGACTTTTAATTTTTCTGCAACATTCACTTGTAGTAATGGCAAGATGAGGTACATCATTGTTTATTTTTTAAATTGGGACAATGCTTTTTTCGAGAAATCCGAAAGCACTAATTTTCCTGAAATTTCGGCTCTTTCGTAAAGCAAAGTGTTCCAGTTTTCGGTTCCTTCCCAAAGTGTTTTTTTTATTTCGGTTAATGCCTCGGGATTGAAACCGGCCAGTTTGTTGGCGAAAGCCGCAATTTCTATATCCAATTCGGCTGAAGTTTTAAATACTTTGGCGTACAATCCTTTTTGGTTTGCCCAAGCTGCCGTTTTCCATTCCGTGTCCAAAGTCATTTCGGTCGTGGCACTTTTTCCTATTTTTCGGGTTACGGCAGGTTCTATTACAAAAGGACCAATTCCAATTGCCAATTCCGACAGTTTTATGGCACTTTCATTCGTCGCCAAAGCATAATCGCAAGCGGCTGCAATACCTACTCCGCCACCAACTGCTTTTCCGTGAATTCTTCCGATGATTATTTTCGAACAATTGCGCATTGCATTCAATACATTGGCAAATCCGGAAAAGAATTTTGTGGCTTCGTCTAAATTTGAAACTGCCAAAAGTTCGTCAAAAGAAGCTCCGGCACAAAATGCTCCCGAACCACTGCTTTTTAAAACAATAACCGAAGCTAAATTGTTGTTACTTAGTTTGTTGAGTTCATTCGTCAATCGGTTTAATAAATCACTCGGAAAAGAATTGCTCGCAGGATGCCCAAATTCTAGGGTCGCGATTTTGTTTTCGATTGTGGTGATTAGTAAGCCGTTTGGGTTTTGAGTTGTCATTACACAGATTTTGATGTAAAGTTAAAAATATTAAGGGAAGCAGGATATTTTTTTTAGAAATTTGCATTTTACTTTATTTATGTGTTATATTTGCGCCAGAATTGGGGGATTAGCTCATTTGGCTAGAGCGTCCCGATGAAATCGGGAAGGTAACTGTTCAAAATAAAAAATATTGGGGGATTAGCTCATTTGGCTAGAGCGCTTGCCTGGCAGGCAAGAGGTGGTCGGTTCGAATCCGATATTCTCCACAAAAGACTCAAACATTGTTTGGGTCTTTTTTATTTCTAGTCTTATGTTTTACACTTATATCATTTATTCAAAAGCGATTGATAAATATTATGTTGGTTCTTGTCAAGATATACAAGAGCGGCTTGAAGATCATTTGAACAGCAGAAGTAAATACACCAAACAGGCTAAAGATTGGGAATTAAAGTATTTTGAGACATATTCTTCCAGAAGTGAGGCTTATCAAAGAGAAATGCAAATCAAGAAGATGAAAAGCCGAAAATATAT comes from the Flavobacterium limnophilum genome and includes:
- the recJ gene encoding single-stranded-DNA-specific exonuclease RecJ, which produces MRWTIKPKPSEEKVKLLAETLNVEEFVATLLVQRGIETFEQARQFFRPTLEDLHNPYLMKDMDKAVERIELAIENGENILVFGDYDVDGTTAVSLVSSYLKTYYPNVATYIPDRYDEGYGVSFKGIDYADDNVFSLIIALDCGIKSIDHVAYAKERNIDFIICDHHRPGEFLPKAVAVLDPKRDDCNYPYDELCGCGIGFKLIQALGENRNQTIEDLTSYLDLVATAIAADIVPMTGENRVLAYFGLQVINSDPRPGFKALTHQIKKKTLDITDVVFIIAPRINAAGRIKHGNHAVELLTEFDFEQAQQFASEIEAYNSERKDLDKQITKEALSQIVENNEEKRFTSVVFQEDWHKGVIGIVASRLIETYYRPTLVFTKSGNKYAASARSVKGFDVYNALEACSEHLEQFGGHMYAAGMTLLEENYLAFKNAFEKVVEETIHPDMLTPEILIDAEINLTDITPKLIRILKQFEPFGPQNMTPVFLTKNVKDTGYAQKLGADEEHLKLFVRQNSSEGMAAIGFGLGNKMELTTNKKPFEAVYCIDENEWNGKTSVQLRLKDIK
- a CDS encoding MFS transporter, which translates into the protein MKKKDPYAALRYKEFNMFLLMRFAMVFAWSMQFIIIEWEVYSLTKSALSLGMIGLMEVIPAIGMALFAGHIVDQKEKKGMLLKCILGFSIISFGLFLLTWPRIVSDFSTNTILYSIYFLVFLGGLVRAFLGPTIFSLMSLIVPKKAYPNAATWSSSVWQIGSVVGPAVAGFSITWIGVHWSMCTIFACSIFALLILTQISTKPILNPKIGEPIMESLKEGIKFVYTNKSVLGALTLDMVAVLFGGAVALLPIFAQDILKVGPEGFGILRAAPAVGALLTMFVSAHLPFYKNAGIKLLAAIFGFGVCIIVFGLSTWFWLSVFALFMSGVTDGISVVIRQTILQLKTPDSMRGRVAAVNSIFVGSSNELGAFESGLTAKLMGTVSAVVFGGTMTLIIVVFTGIKLPGFRNLDLQKDLEEHENHK
- a CDS encoding DUF2062 domain-containing protein, whose translation is MKQKLNSLKDKTTALLKQGLMPKELIQSIIVSGLISIIPILGVSTFMITTVSLKRKLNFPVMISLSYLMWPVQILMIIPFIRVGEFIFSVPRNRHTVEEIISSFQSSFFQTLSQLSFELLCGLGGWLLTAVPTAVVVYWVSLLYLRERKTL
- a CDS encoding UDP-2,3-diacylglucosamine diphosphatase, with protein sequence MQITPNKKIYFASDQHFGAPTPELSFPREQKFVAWLDEVKKDAEAIFLLGDLFDFWFEYKTVVPKGFVRVLGKLAEIRDSGIPIYFFVGNHDLWMDDYLEKELNIPVYHDNQEYTFNGKTFLIGHGDGKGPGDKGYKRMKKVFTHPVSKWLYRWLHPDIGMKLAQYLSVKNKLISGDEDVKFLGEENEWLILYSKRKLETKHYNYLVFGHRHLPMIVAVGENSNYVNLGDWITYFTYGVFDGETFEVKKFE
- a CDS encoding 6-pyruvoyl trahydropterin synthase family protein; its protein translation is MSKIRITKQFGFETGHALYGYDGKCKNVHGHSYKLSVTVIGTPITDRNNSKFGMVIDFTDLKKIVKEEIVDQFDHASVFNGTTPHIELAKELKSRGHHVILVDYQPTSENMVVDFSKRIISRLPENINLFSLKLQETESSFAEWFASDNL
- a CDS encoding enoyl-CoA hydratase/isomerase family protein; translated protein: MTTQNPNGLLITTIENKIATLEFGHPASNSFPSDLLNRLTNELNKLSNNNLASVIVLKSSGSGAFCAGASFDELLAVSNLDEATKFFSGFANVLNAMRNCSKIIIGRIHGKAVGGGVGIAAACDYALATNESAIKLSELAIGIGPFVIEPAVTRKIGKSATTEMTLDTEWKTAAWANQKGLYAKVFKTSAELDIEIAAFANKLAGFNPEALTEIKKTLWEGTENWNTLLYERAEISGKLVLSDFSKKALSQFKK
- a CDS encoding GIY-YIG nuclease family protein, which produces MFYTYIIYSKAIDKYYVGSCQDIQERLEDHLNSRSKYTKQAKDWELKYFETYSSRSEAYQREMQIKKMKSRKYIENLIGNKS